From Fundidesulfovibrio terrae, a single genomic window includes:
- a CDS encoding universal stress protein, which produces MFKNILVPITPSSYCEQAADAAISFAQSFGSTLTLLHVYGFEHLWGEAELLALPGELDRIKAGMTSHYASKLQGVPNHVIAAEQGVPHVEILRKAREINADLIVMCPSAKQLPTMHDLQQPRVGHTLERVLQDASCPVMMVSHPAPHGAGVFRRVIAATGFSAKDGFCIDYASQVAGKCNAGLTLFNVLDTDSVAANMPQEEIARVISERMDRMAAEYGVLAQGAADVEYVCHEGQTAVEILKLARLRGADVIVMAHHTRESDPECAFERSTVVNVAFRALCPVVSINRKFTIGGSGA; this is translated from the coding sequence ATGTTCAAGAACATCCTGGTCCCCATCACCCCGTCGTCCTACTGCGAACAGGCCGCTGACGCGGCGATCTCCTTTGCGCAGAGCTTCGGATCCACACTGACCCTTCTGCACGTCTATGGTTTCGAGCACCTCTGGGGCGAGGCGGAGCTTTTGGCCTTGCCCGGCGAACTCGACCGGATCAAGGCCGGAATGACCAGCCACTATGCCAGCAAACTCCAGGGCGTGCCCAACCACGTGATCGCGGCGGAACAGGGGGTTCCCCACGTGGAAATCCTGCGCAAGGCGCGGGAAATCAATGCGGATCTCATCGTCATGTGTCCATCCGCAAAGCAATTGCCGACGATGCACGATCTCCAGCAGCCCAGGGTCGGGCACACCCTGGAACGCGTCCTTCAGGACGCATCCTGCCCGGTGATGATGGTGAGCCACCCGGCCCCGCACGGCGCGGGGGTGTTCCGGCGCGTCATCGCGGCCACGGGATTTTCCGCAAAGGACGGTTTCTGCATCGACTATGCCTCCCAGGTTGCCGGAAAATGCAATGCGGGTCTCACCCTGTTCAACGTGCTGGACACCGACAGCGTGGCGGCGAACATGCCGCAGGAGGAAATCGCGCGGGTCATCAGCGAGCGCATGGACAGGATGGCGGCCGAGTACGGCGTCCTGGCGCAGGGCGCGGCCGACGTGGAGTACGTGTGCCATGAAGGCCAGACGGCGGTGGAGATTCTCAAGCTGGCCAGACTGCGTGGGGCTGATGTCATCGTCATGGCGCACCACACCAGGGAGTCGGACCCCGAATGCGCCTTCGAGAGATCCACAGTGGTGAACGTGGCATTTCGGGCGCTGTGCCCGGTGGTGAGCATCAACCGAAAGTTCACGATCGGGGGGAGTGGAGCGTAG
- the serB gene encoding phosphoserine phosphatase SerB, translated as MKDLMLVHISGTDRPGIASTVSGLLAEYGVDILDMGQAVIHDALSLGLLVRIPEGGESAAVVKDLLYAAHEMGISCKFTPVSPAGYTSWVEAAGKPRWIVTLLGRTISAAQVAAVTQVVSSNGLNIQSVNRLTGRPPLNDSDTLRPACIEFSVRGNPGDVKAMRKSFLAIAAEMGVDIALQEDNAFRRNRRLVAFDMDSTLIRVEVIDELAKAWGVGEQVSAITESAMRGELDFRQSLAKRLSLLKGFPVEMLEKVAEHIPLNDGAEKLVRNLKRFGYKTAVISGGFTFFGEKLKARLGIDYVHANKLKIEDGKLTGEVDGEIVDAQRKAELLKSIAQSENISLKQTIAVGDGANDLPMLNLAGLGIAFRAKPVVKEGAGHAISTLGLDAVLYLLGFRDRDIE; from the coding sequence ATGAAAGACCTCATGCTCGTACATATATCCGGCACCGACCGGCCGGGCATAGCCTCCACCGTCTCGGGGCTCCTGGCCGAGTACGGCGTGGACATCCTGGACATGGGCCAGGCCGTGATCCACGACGCCCTGTCCCTGGGCCTGCTCGTGCGCATCCCCGAGGGGGGCGAGTCCGCCGCAGTGGTCAAGGACCTGCTCTACGCCGCCCATGAAATGGGCATCAGCTGCAAGTTCACCCCGGTGAGCCCCGCGGGCTACACCAGCTGGGTCGAAGCCGCGGGCAAGCCGCGCTGGATCGTGACCCTGCTGGGGCGCACCATAAGCGCCGCCCAGGTGGCCGCCGTGACCCAGGTGGTGTCCTCCAACGGCCTGAACATCCAGTCGGTGAACAGGCTCACCGGCCGCCCGCCCCTGAACGACTCGGATACGCTGCGCCCGGCCTGCATCGAATTCTCCGTGCGCGGCAACCCGGGCGACGTCAAGGCCATGCGCAAGTCGTTTCTGGCCATCGCCGCCGAAATGGGCGTGGACATCGCCCTGCAGGAAGACAACGCCTTCCGCCGCAACCGCAGGCTGGTGGCCTTCGACATGGACTCCACGCTCATCCGTGTGGAGGTCATCGACGAGCTGGCCAAGGCATGGGGGGTGGGGGAGCAGGTGTCGGCCATCACGGAATCGGCCATGCGCGGCGAGCTGGATTTCCGCCAGAGCCTGGCCAAGCGCCTGAGCCTGCTCAAAGGCTTCCCGGTGGAGATGCTCGAAAAGGTGGCGGAGCATATCCCCTTAAACGACGGTGCGGAAAAACTGGTGCGCAACCTCAAGCGCTTTGGCTACAAGACCGCCGTGATCTCGGGCGGCTTCACCTTCTTCGGGGAAAAGCTCAAAGCACGGCTCGGCATCGACTACGTTCACGCCAACAAGCTCAAGATCGAAGACGGCAAGCTCACCGGCGAAGTGGACGGCGAGATCGTGGACGCCCAGCGCAAGGCCGAACTTCTGAAGAGCATCGCCCAGAGCGAGAACATTTCCCTCAAGCAGACCATCGCCGTGGGCGACGGGGCCAACGACCTGCCCATGCTCAACCTGGCCGGCTTAGGGATAGCCTTTCGGGCCAAGCCCGTGGTGAAGGAGGGGGCCGGACACGCCATCTCCACCCTGGGGCTGGACGCGGTGCTCTACCTGCTGGGCTTCCGGGACAGGGACATCGAGTAA